In Microbacterium enclense, the DNA window CCCGAGTCATTCGGAACGACGATGGCGCTATCCGCCCAGGTGCCGTCTGTCCCTTGACCTGGATGTCGAGGCGGCCCGTGATGTCCGTCTTGTTGCGCCCGAGACCCCGGTAGATCTCGACGTAGCCATCCGTAATCGGGGCTTTGTCCTTCTTCGAGACGTAAGCCACAAGGTGAGGGCACATCGACAGTATGTCCTCGACCGCAACGGTGCCTCGAGCTTCGATGTCAACCACCCGTCAATTCTCGCAGCCCATCGGACTACCCGGATCTTCGCGGAGCACCGTGTCTAGCCCAGTTCCCTCGTACGTGACCGCACCGCGACAGTGCGCTTAGACGAACTCAGCTGAGCTCGTAGCAGGTGCGAAGAACGCGACTGCGACCTCACTGAGGTCTACGAAGCTGTTCGTGTCATGACCAAGCGCCGCAGACCGCGCTCGACTTGGCGGCGTGACGGCCTCACTACAGCGTGTCGGAGGTCTGTGGGACGAGGCCCTTCCTATCGCCGCGACGGCGCGGCAGAAAGCGAGACGTCATGTCCATTCAGATCACCCACGTCCGATTCGGTGGTACGAAGAAGACGGAAGATGAGATCGTCGAGTACAAGTGGAAGAACGAGCAGACGGGCAAGACCGGGCGGACTGATAAGCCCACGATGGTCCACTGGATCGACGTCAAGAAAGGCTCAGCACATGTCGGAACGGGAAGTTACCGAGTAAACGTTGCCGTCGTGAAGCCCCAGAAGACGAAGCCCTACCTGCGGACCCACGCCGACGGAAAGTGGACCAACAACTTAGTGAACTTGCCTACGTTCGATTGAGGCGAGATCATCCAGGGGAGAGGGCGCCACCGCGCGTGGGGAAAGTCCTCCATGGCGTTGCGCATGTTCACGGCAATGAGCATGGCGTGCTGCTGCCGAGGCGTAAGCTCTGCGAAGCCCGAGATCTGGATCACTCGCCGCGCCCCCTGGGGGTTCGGGAACGTGTTGCGACGTGGTTGTCTAAGCCCCTATCTACCGGTCAGTATGCGCATGCGACCGACCTGTGAAGACGTAGGAATGACAACATTGCCGAGCGCCGCGGCGGGTTAGTCAGTCATCTGCGTGACTGAGGTAGACGGTGTCTACCGTCATGTTGAGGCGATTGGAAAGGTAAGAGTCATGCAGGCCGACACGATGAAGCTGTTGGAGATACCGTTCGTGTTCTCTCAGGAGCGGCTTCTCGAGAGCGGGAGGTTCATCGCCGAGGCGAAGCTCTGGGGCTACAGACTGACACTTCGAGACTTGCAAGAACTGAACACACTCGGTCTGCTCGTGCCGTTTTACCGTGCCGCCGATCAGCAGGACGCCTCGATGGTCGCTGCACCACATCCCAAGGACTACAGCAGGGTCGCCCGATACGCGCGCGAGGGGATGATTCGCGACCCGGCCACTGACGATTCTTCGGCGCGGTGGCCGCACCTCCGGCCTGAGAATGCGGGACGGGATTGGTGGGACGGGTTTCTGTATGGCAAGTGGCAGTTACTCGGGCTGAAGGACGCGCTCACTGGTCGAGAAAACTGGCGCGTCCGTTACGAATTTGTCACCGACGCCGCCGCGTGGGCCCAGAAGCTCCGCAATGAGCAGGTCGCCATGGCGGCGCTTTCCGCACGATGGCTCCCGCAGATCATCGGGCAGATCAGCTACAGCGACGGCGCCGACCGGGAGAGCTTGTCCGCCGCGCGTTATGGCTCCGACTCAAAGACCAGGCTTCGGGCCGTATCCTTCCCCGCGGAGCAGCTTCTGCCGGTAGCCGAGCATCTCCTGTCGCGCGCGCACACGAACGATCCGATGCGTGAGTGGTGGGGACTGATCCGGCACTCGGATCACAGCGGGTGGTTCAAGCTACGGGGCGGTGCTCTGGAAGCGGTCTGGCAGCGTCTCGCGGCGGAGATACTACTTCGTGCGTACGAAGAGCTTGCAGAGGCGGGCGAGCTGGCACCTTTACGGGATCCATCCGCGGCTCGCGTATGGACGCCGCTGGTCGACCGGGTCGGCGCGCAGCCTCATGCCGACGGGTTGGAACGGAGCCTGGCTCGGGTCGGACTCGCCCCGCACCCGCGGGTTCTGCTCGTTGTCGAGGGGAAGACGGAGATGTTGCATCTAAGCGCGCTCCTGCAGGAGCTCGGGATCGGCGCTTCGCATCAGGTGCGTCTTGATGAGCAGGGCACATCGAGCGATTGGCCCCACGAGTTAGCGCGATCCGTCGTTCCGCGACTCGGGCGGGTGCGCGGAGGTCACTACGACGTGGACTCAGGGACAACTGCCTTGGTTGTCGCCATGGACGCAGAAGGCAGATACTGGGGAACGACCGAGAGTAGGGCGCTCTACCTGCGCAAACTTCAAAATGTCGTCCAATTGGGCGTGCAGGCCCAGGGTGGGATGCTCACGCAGTCCGAACTCGATGCGCTTGTCCACGTGCGGACGTGGGGTCAGTTCAAGTACGAACTGGCCAACTTCACAGACCAAGAGTTGAATGACGCCCTCGTGACGGTGGCCGTGTCGGGCGGCTATGACGTGGACGCCGCTGAGCTACGCGATGCCATCGCGCACGTGCGCGAGCGGAAGCTGGACATCAAGGTTGTGTTCGATCGGATGGGCTGGTCACTTGAGAAGGGCGCGCTGGCAGAGCTTCTTCTGCCTGTTTTGATAGGGAAACTTGATCACGACGATAGTGATCAAGTCAATGTTCCGGTCATCGAGTTGGCTTATGACGTCCACGATCTCGTCAAGCGCTTCAGCCGCGCGGGCTTCCATCTGGAAGCACCTGCGGAATCGGAGGATATACAAGACGGCTAATTGCGAGAATCGGACGTGGTCACCGCAGTCCGTCAAGAGTGGACACCCGAGGTTCGGCAGCTCGCATAATTCAGCGATGGTGGATGTACTCGAAGTCGAGTCGGTCGTAATATTGCAGGCATACGTTTGTTGCCGCGGAAAGGGGTGCCGGCGTATGCGTGGAGCCGTACTCCAATCCGTGCTTGCGATCGATCGAATTGAGCGGACGCGAAGGGCCGAAGAATCCGGACTGTCGTCCGAACGCGACTCCCACAAGGAACGGCAAGGGAACTCGAGTGTCGAGAGCACGTCAGTTCGCGGCGATGGGTTTGATCCAAAATTGCAGACCGAGGAGGATCTCGAACAGCTCATCGAACCGCGAGGCGACGAGGGTAAGCTTGCTTCAGTTCGCCGCGCGCGGCAACGCGGTGCAGGCCGAGGTCGGCTGGCCTTGGGTTCCGCCAAACCTAGGATTCGCGCTCGCCGAGGAGATTCTCTGTGCAGCGTGGTAAAGCCATTTTCGTCCGCGCCGTATGGAACTGCGGTGCTACCCGCAAGCTCCTTCTAGGCGTTCATCCGAACGCGGCGTCGTACACTGCGGTCAGACCCGCGTCGGCGATTCCGCTTACGCCGCAAGTGACGATCATGCCGTCACTGTTCGCGCTGAGAAGGTAGCTCTGTCCGTCGGCGAAGAGGATGGGTTCGCCATCGACGCCCGCACCGACACCTTGTGTGACCGTTATGGTGTTTTCGATTTCACCTTTGAATCGCTCTTGCACTGCAAGCGTTACGACGCCGCTCTCAATCCCGGTGACTTCGGCACGGACGGATGTCTGTGAGGCTGCGACCGCCTCGGGTGTCACCTCTGCGCACATGGCCGCCGGACCGCTCGCGCTCGGTTGGGTCAGTTCAGTGGCCGGCGTGGAGATGCCCATCATGGCAGGCACGGCGAGGGAGACAGCGGCGACGGCCGCGATCCCAGTGCTGACGCTGGCGACGAGCAGCCCTCTCCTGTTGGTCTGGGCGCGGGTCGATTTGACTTGCATACTCATGGCGTCCTCTACGAGTCGGTCGATCTGATCGCTCCGCAGGCGAGGGAGCGATGAGGCGGGGTCACCCGATCGCAGCAGACGGCGTGTGTGGTATTGATCTGCGTCGTTCACGGTCGGTTCCCTTCACTCGCTTTAACATGTCCGTCAACGCGTCGCGTCTTACTCCAGGCGGCTTCGAATCGCCGGCGGGCACGGTGTAGCCGGACCGTCGCGGCGTTAACAGTTATGCCCAGCACGGCCGCGAGTTCGCGCGGAGCGAGATCATCCCAAGCCCACAGTCGAAGAATCTCCGAATCCGCAGCGCGCATACCGGCCAGCGTCGCTCGCACATCCTCGTCGGCTGGTCCACCCGGTTCGAAGGTGACAGTCGCGGGCGGATCGATGGCGGCAACTCGTGCGGCGAGACGATCGCGACGTCGTTGCGCACGCTGCGCATTGGCAAGCTGGAGCCGGGCCACCCCGATCGCCCAGGCAATGGTTTCAGCCTCAAGCGGCATTTGTTCGCGACGTCGCCAAAGCGCCAGCAGGGTCTCGGCGAGCACATCGTCGGCGGTATCGGTGTTGGTACGCCGCCACAGATACCGACGCACAGGATCGGCCACCAGCCGCACCGTTTGCTCAAACTGCGCGCGAGCTGACACTGATGACACATCTTCCACGATCGTCTATGTCCGGCACAGATTCGACTCTTACACCTCATCAGAACCGACCGGCTCACCTGACGAAAAACTGGACGAGGGCCACTCACCGGAAAGCCAAGACCAGGAAGGCAGATTAGCTGTGACCTAAGGTCGTAGGCCCTGCCTACGCGGGTAGGGGCGCCCCGTCCAGTCGCGGTAGCTGCATCCGCGCTGTGAGACCGTGGGGAGAATTGTGGTGCAGGGTGAGCGTTCCGCCGTTCGCTTCGATTACGTCGCGGGCGATCCCGAGGCCGAGACCGGTGCCGGGGATACCTTGGGCGACGGCATCATTCGAACGGTAAAAACGATCGAATGCTTGAGCGAGCTCGACGTCGTTCATCCCAGGGCCAGAGTCGGATACGTCGATGATGAATGAATCGTCAGATGAGGAGACTGAGATCATCACGTAGCCGCCGCTCGGGGTGAATTTGACCGCGTTAGCCACCAAATTGACCAAGCCACGCCGTATCTCCAACTCCGAGCCCCTCGTTCTCATTTCGAGCGGTGCAGAGGCTGTGAGGGTCACCCCTCGGCTGGTCGCTTCATGCTGCAGGTCGTCGACGGTGTCTTCGATGATCTTGTTGAGGTTGAGTTTTGCGTGCGTCTCCCTACTGGAGTGGGGGTGAGTGGTGTTCAGTACGTCTTGGACCAGCGTGAACAGGCGATCCGCGTTGCGCTGCACAACCTTGAGGTATCCGCGTTGCTCGTCATCGATTGCAGCTTCGAGCGCTTCCTCTGTGTAACCGACGATCGACGTCAAGGGGGTGCGCAGCTCATGAGTCACTGAGGCGACAAACAGATCGTGCTTCTCGTTGGTTTGCCTGAGGCGCTCGCTCGTTTCGCGTTCTTGCCGTAACTGTTCGTTTGCCGCTCGCCGCGCGGCTTCGACCGCGCTGAGATCCATGACCGTCACGAGGAGAACCCGGTCGTTCGTCGTGTCGGGCAGTTCTTCGGCCACCACGCTCAACGGCGCGGCGTCAGTCCACGAGCGATCGACTTTAGTGTGCGATCCGAGAGCTTCGAGACACAACCGGTGAAGGTGGGACCCTTCGATGAGGAGATGCTGACCGCCGTTGCCTCGAAATGATTCGGGCATCAAGGCAAGAGCGGTGTCGTTTACGTCAAGGATGCCGAACGTGTCGTGCTCGGTGTCGCGGAGTACGAGGTACCCGGTCCCTGCTCGCGCAAAGCCCTGCCGCATGAGTGCGGTCGAAGCTGCGTGTTGCTCGGCGTTGCTGTCACGCTCGTTTCGCACAGCGGCGATGAACACGCACATCGCCGTACTGGCGATGACGTAGATCTCGATCATTGCGACAGCGCTGATGGGGCCGTTCACCGCGGAGAACGGCCCTCCATCTACCCCTGTGGAGGTGAGAGCGATCGCGTTGACGATGATGACCTGGACGAGCGCGGCCGGCATAGTCAAGGAGAGCGACGCCCAGGCGAGAAAGGGAAGCGGCAGGAAAGCGAATGCCTGTTCCTGAGAAGGCCAGAACGCCAGAACAGCCGCTGCAGTCGTCACCGAACAGCTCAGCGCGACGACACGAACATTCTGGGTGGACCGGCGTCGGCGGCTGATGACGAAGAATGGGACGATGAGAACAATGGCACTGGTGGTGCCCGCGGCGACCTGGAACGCCCCGGTGAAAGCAGTGTCGACGCTCGAGGTCGTCAATCGCGCTGCGAACACGGTCGCACCGATTACCACGCCGCCGAGCGCTATGCCGACAGTCAGTCGCGCCGCATCACCCAGTGTGAAGAGTCGGGGCCGATCCTCTCGATCTACGGCAAAACGGCGAACCAACCAACACTGAGCGGTGATGCCGACCGCGCCCGCAACCGCCACGACCACCGGCCGATGAGCGAGTAGCGACGCCAGACCCGTCGAGACGAGCACGACGGCGAGGACGAGAGGGAGCTCACGACGCTTCGCGATGATCGCGGCACCGGCGGCAAAGCCAGCCGCTGGCCACCACGAGGCCAGTCTTTGCTCGCCACTACTGATCTGCGTGAACACAAACGCAAGAATCACGGCTGCCGTCAGCAACGCGGCGACGACTGTCAGCCGCCTCCACGGAGAAGAGCCTCGCAGGCGGTACGCCAGGTTGTTCAGCGGCACGGTCTTCCCTCTCAGCGCGGTACACTCGGCCCATTCGGAAGGGTGGCGCGGACGATGGCCTCGATCGTAGTGATAGATGATGACCGCGACATCGCCAGTCTCGTCGCGGCGTACCTGCGACGTGACGGGCACGACCTTCACGTCGCCCACTCCGGATCCGACGGACTCGCTGCAATCCGTGAGATCCGGCCCGCGTTGGCGGTCGTGGACTGGATGATGCCCGAGCTAGACGGTATCGAGGTAGCACGGGCCGTGCGAGACGAACCTACCCTCGACCAGACCGCACTGCTCATGGTCAGTGCTCGAAACT includes these proteins:
- a CDS encoding DUF3892 domain-containing protein, whose product is MSIQITHVRFGGTKKTEDEIVEYKWKNEQTGKTGRTDKPTMVHWIDVKKGSAHVGTGSYRVNVAVVKPQKTKPYLRTHADGKWTNNLVNLPTFD
- a CDS encoding sigma-70 family RNA polymerase sigma factor, with translation MRLVADPVRRYLWRRTNTDTADDVLAETLLALWRRREQMPLEAETIAWAIGVARLQLANAQRAQRRRDRLAARVAAIDPPATVTFEPGGPADEDVRATLAGMRAADSEILRLWAWDDLAPRELAAVLGITVNAATVRLHRARRRFEAAWSKTRRVDGHVKASEGNRP
- a CDS encoding ATP-binding protein, which encodes MKVVPVTSQVRRDETGDVAVIIYHYDRGHRPRHPSEWAECTALRGKTVPLNNLAYRLRGSSPWRRLTVVAALLTAAVILAFVFTQISSGEQRLASWWPAAGFAAGAAIIAKRRELPLVLAVVLVSTGLASLLAHRPVVVAVAGAVGITAQCWLVRRFAVDREDRPRLFTLGDAARLTVGIALGGVVIGATVFAARLTTSSVDTAFTGAFQVAAGTTSAIVLIVPFFVISRRRRSTQNVRVVALSCSVTTAAAVLAFWPSQEQAFAFLPLPFLAWASLSLTMPAALVQVIIVNAIALTSTGVDGGPFSAVNGPISAVAMIEIYVIASTAMCVFIAAVRNERDSNAEQHAASTALMRQGFARAGTGYLVLRDTEHDTFGILDVNDTALALMPESFRGNGGQHLLIEGSHLHRLCLEALGSHTKVDRSWTDAAPLSVVAEELPDTTNDRVLLVTVMDLSAVEAARRAANEQLRQERETSERLRQTNEKHDLFVASVTHELRTPLTSIVGYTEEALEAAIDDEQRGYLKVVQRNADRLFTLVQDVLNTTHPHSSRETHAKLNLNKIIEDTVDDLQHEATSRGVTLTASAPLEMRTRGSELEIRRGLVNLVANAVKFTPSGGYVMISVSSSDDSFIIDVSDSGPGMNDVELAQAFDRFYRSNDAVAQGIPGTGLGLGIARDVIEANGGTLTLHHNSPHGLTARMQLPRLDGAPLPA